From the genome of Triticum aestivum cultivar Chinese Spring chromosome 3B, IWGSC CS RefSeq v2.1, whole genome shotgun sequence, one region includes:
- the LOC123064323 gene encoding uncharacterized protein isoform X1, with the protein MAVGCRFPVRAEFADSLEHPDPVPLAVLPRRDVTPATPADSNAGSGCRQHVGCASPGRTQGENRCRRPGSPTRSAQSTHRVNPEAPGWTKRLHLGSAPPDRTPCPYRMSALEQSIRKYAPAPRSSQSWHPACPHMRRLSVSAGATTTRCSLLPVEQDVRCCGGQAQDANGGRE; encoded by the exons ATGGCCGTGGGTTGCAGGTTTCCGGTGCGAGCGGAGTTCGCGGACAGCCTGGAACATCCAGATCCGGTGCCTCTTGCGGTGCTCCCGCGACGTGATGTCACCCCTGCTACGCCGGCGGATTCGAATGCTGGCTCCGGGTGCAGGCAGCACGTTGGTTGCGCTAGCCCTGGGAGGACGCAGGGTGAAAATCGGTGTCGACGGCCGGGCTCTCCGACGAGGTCTGCGCAGTCCACCCACAGGGTAAATCCAGAGGCGCCGGGATGGACCAAAAG GTTACATCTTGGGAGTGCGCCACCGGACAGAACGCCGTGTCCATATCGGATGAGTGCTTTAGAGCAGTCAATTCGCAAGTATGCCCCTGCTCCCCGCTCGTCGCAGTCCTGGCATCCCGCTTGTCCTCACATGCGTCGTCTTTCTGTCTCCGCCGGTGCCACCACTACTCGCTGCTCGTTGCTGCCAGTCGAGCAAGATGTCCGGTGCTGCGGTGGACAAGCACAAGACGCCAACGGAGGAAGAGAATAG
- the LOC123064323 gene encoding uncharacterized protein isoform X2, whose translation MAVGCRFPVRAEFADSLEHPDPVPLAVLPRRDVTPATPADSNAGSGCRQHVGCASPGRTQGENRCRRPGSPTRSAQSTHRVNPEAPGWTKRLHLGSAPPDRTPCPYRMSALEQSIRNRARCPVLRWTSTRRQRRKRIGIRRGRMRRTRIRRERRWL comes from the exons ATGGCCGTGGGTTGCAGGTTTCCGGTGCGAGCGGAGTTCGCGGACAGCCTGGAACATCCAGATCCGGTGCCTCTTGCGGTGCTCCCGCGACGTGATGTCACCCCTGCTACGCCGGCGGATTCGAATGCTGGCTCCGGGTGCAGGCAGCACGTTGGTTGCGCTAGCCCTGGGAGGACGCAGGGTGAAAATCGGTGTCGACGGCCGGGCTCTCCGACGAGGTCTGCGCAGTCCACCCACAGGGTAAATCCAGAGGCGCCGGGATGGACCAAAAG GTTACATCTTGGGAGTGCGCCACCGGACAGAACGCCGTGTCCATATCGGATGAGTGCTTTAGAGCAGTCAATTCGCAA TCGAGCAAGATGTCCGGTGCTGCGGTGGACAAGCACAAGACGCCAACGGAGGAAGAGAATAGGAATCCGGCGTGGGAGGATGAGGAGGACAAGGATCAGGCGAGAAAGGAGGTGGTTATAG